The proteins below come from a single Tribolium castaneum strain GA2 chromosome 9, icTriCast1.1, whole genome shotgun sequence genomic window:
- the TTLL1B gene encoding polyglutamylase complex subunit TTLL1, which yields MRITFCTDLDKSVVVANCEKRGWIQVGPEDDWNIYWAGTQTCRSLFSVDSGYRMHDNQLINHFPNHYEISRKDLLVKNIKRYRRDLEKEGNVLAERGDSKYLHLDFIPVTFVLPADYNMFVEEYRKAPQSTWIMKPCGRSQGSGIFLINKLSKLKRWSREAKSPFQQQLTKESYVISKYIDNPLLIGGKKFDLRLYVLVTSFRPLKAYQFRLGFCRFCTVKYDSSVAELDNMYVHLTNVSVQKHGGEYNSLHGGKLSVQNLRLHLESTRGKQVTERLFDQISWLIIHSLKAVAPVIATDRHCFECYGYDIIIDNKLKPWLIEVNASPSLTSTTANDRILKHKLMDNIFSIVVPPSGLPDVRWNKIPSQEALGDFELLIDEDLIHLHETENNSYLLKNNRWK from the exons ATGCGGATAACTTTTTGCACCGATCTCGACAAAAGTGTCGTTGTGGCAAACTGTGAAAAACGCGGTTGGATACAAGTGGGGCCCGAAGATGATTGGAATATTTATTGGGCGGGGACTCAGACTTGTAGGAGTTTGTTTAGTGTGGATAGTGGATACCGCATGCAcgataatca ATTAATCAATCATTTCCCCAATCATTACGAAATCTCCCGTAAAGACTTGCTCGTGAAAAACATCAAGCGCTACCGACGCGATTTGGAAAAAGAAGGCAATGTTTTGGCCGAACGTGGAGATTCAAAATACCTCCACCTTGATTTTATTCCTGTAACTTTCGTGCTCCCAGCTGACTATAACATGTTCGTTGAAGAGTACAGAAAGGCGCCTCAGAGCACTTGGATCATGAAACCGTGTGGCCGATCGCAAGGCTCCGGTATTTTTCTCATCAATAAATTATCAAAGCTCAAACGCTGGTCACGCGAGGCCAAAAGCCCCTTCCAGCAGCAACTCACCAAAGAGAGCTACGTCATTTCCAA ATACATCGATAATCCTCTCCTAATCGGCGGCAAAAAATTCGACTTGCGCCTTTACGTCCTTGTTACGTCTTTCCGTCCCTTGAAAGCGTACCAGTTCCGGTTGGGTTTCTGCCGCTTTTGCACCGTCAAATACGACTCAAGTGTGGCAGAGCTCGACAATATGTACGTCCATTTGACGAATGTGTCCGTACAAAAACATGGG GGTGAGTACAACTCGCTTCATGGTGGCAAGTTAAGTGTGCAAAACTTGCGGCTCCATTTGGAGAGCACACGAGGGAAGCAAGTGACTGAGCGTCTTTTTGACCAAATCAGTTGGTTAATCATTCATTCACTCAAAGCTGTAGCTCCGGTGATTGCCACCGATCGACACTGTTTCGAATGCTACGGCTACGACATCATCATTGACAACAAGCTCAAACCGTGGCTTATTGAA gtAAATGCCTCACCGTCGCTAACTTCAACCACGGCCAATGATCGTATTTTGAAACACAAACTCATGGATAATATTTTCTCGATTGTTGTGCCCCCATCTGGGCTACCTGATGTTCGTTGGAATAAAATTCCGAGTCAGGAGGCGCTAGGTGACTTTGAGCTGCTGATAGACGAGGATTTGATTCATTTGCACGAAACTGAGAATAATAGTTACTTGTTGAAGAACAATAGGTGGAAGTAA
- the mRpL23 gene encoding large ribosomal subunit protein uL23m produces MSTRWYPIYQRGGPQLRVFLPNFWLKLVRPTHEQPPNIVQFSCSMQMTKYDIRNYLEKIYNIKVVDVRTRIALGPTRRVPAKGYVVKDEDIKYAYVTLPKDEKFVFPDLFPVDNKAKEEEEATIKQSKEGFKQFLEKNKERPNMPGWFSI; encoded by the exons ATGTCCACAAGATG GTACCCCATTTATCAAAGAGGGGGCCCGCAGTTGCGCGTCTTCTTGCCCAACTTTTGGCTCAAATTGGTGCGCCCCACGCACGAACAGCCGCCTAACATCGTCCAGTTCTCATGTTCGATGCAAATGACCAAATACGACATTAggaattatttagaaaaaatctacAATATTAAGGTGGTTGATGTGCGGACTCGGATCGCTCTGGGGCCAACGAGACGCGTCCCGGCCAAGGGTTACGTGGTGAAAGACGAGGATATTAAATACGCGTACGTGACTCTG CCGAAGGACGAGAAATTCGTCTTTCCCGACCTTTTCCCAGTCGATAATAAAGCGAAAGAGGAGGAAGAGGCGACTATTAAGCAATCCAAAGAGGGTTTCAAACAATTCCTCGAGAAAAACAAAGAGCGACCCAACATGCCGGGCTGGTTTAGCATttag
- the LOC663348 gene encoding 1,5-anhydro-D-fructose reductase, protein MTVPTRLLTLITNCHFPKMGHTLKLNNGHEIPIVGLGTYKSPPGQVQEAVKAAITCGYRHIDCAWFYENEAEVGQGIHAKIADGTIKREDIFITSKLWNNFHAKNSVVPMLRDSLKKLNLDYVDLYLIHWPMGFKETAPTLPPDSSGYSDVDYIETWQGMEECVKLGLAKSIGLSNFNSEQITRILQNCTIKPVVNQVEVNPNINQKKLIKFCKDRDIVVVGFCPLGRSNYVGLRPNFPTPTIHDPKVIEMAKKYNKTPAQIVLNYLVSLGISVIPKSVTPSRIAENIDIFDFRLDTDDIAYLDACNKNQRCSPQSNHADHKYFPFKIEF, encoded by the exons ATGACAGTCCCCACTCGTCTTCTAACCCTAATAACGAACTGTCATTTCCCAAAAATGGGTCATACGTTAAAATTGAACAACGGGCACGAAATTCCTATTGTGGGCTTAGGAACGTACAAG tCGCCCCCAGGTCAAGTCCAGGAGGCTGTCAAAGCTGCAATTACGTGTGGCTACCGTCACATCGACTGTGCCTGGTTTTACGAAAACGAGGCAGAAGTAGGTCAGGGGATTCACGCAAAAATCGCCGATGGTACAATCAAACGCGAGGATATTTTCATAACGAGCAAA ttatggAACAATTTCCATGCGAAAAACAGTGTGGTCCCCATGTTACGAGACTCCCTCAAGAAGCTAAATTTAGACTATGTCGATTTGTACCTAATCCACTGGCCTATGGGGTTCAAAGAGACCGCACCGACACTCCCTCCGGATTCTTCCGGGTACAGTGACGTCGATTACATCGAAACGTGGCAAGGGATGGAAGAATGTGTTAAACTAGGCCTAGCCAAAAGTATCGGTTTATCGAATTTCAACAGCGAACAAATCACCCGAATTCTCCAAAACTGCACAATCAAACCGGTGGTTAACCAAGTCGAGGTCAACCCCAACATCAACCAGAAAAAACtgatcaaattttgcaaagacCGCGACATTGTGGTTGTCGGTTTTTGCCCCTTGGGACGAAGCAATTACGTCGGCCTGCGCCCCAATTTCCCCACCCCCACGATCCACGACCCCAAAGTCATCGAAATGgcgaaaaaatacaacaaaacgCCCGCACAAATCGTCTTAAACTATCTAGTTTCATTGGGGATTTCGGTCATTCCGAAATCGGTCACCCCGTCACGCATCGCCGAAAACATCGACATTTTCGACTTTCGGCTAGATACCGACGACATTGCGTATTTGGACGCGTGCAACAAGAATCAAAGATGCAGCCCCCAGAGCAACCACGCCGACCACAAATACTTCCCGTtcaaaatcgaattttaa
- the SkpA gene encoding S-phase kinase-associated protein 1: MPNIKLRSSDGETFEVDVEIAKCSVTIKTMLEDLGMDEEEEEVVPLPNVNSAILKKVIQWSTYHKDDPPPPEDDENKEKRTDDISSWDADFLKVDQGTLFELILAANYLDIKGLLDVTCKTVANMIKGKAPEEIRKTFNIKNDFTASEEEQVRKENEWCEEK, from the coding sequence ATGCCGAATATTAAACTGCGTTCCTCCGACGGTGAAACGTTCGAGGTGGACGTGGAGATCGCGAAATGTTCAGTGACCATCAAGACCATGCTGGAGGACCTGGGGATGGACGAGGAGGAAGAGGAAGTGGTGCCTCTCCCCAATGTCAATTCGGCGATTTTGAAGAAAGTTATCCAGTGGTCCACTTATCACAAAGATGATCCTCCACCGCCCGAAGACGACGAGAACAAGGAGAAACGCACGGATGATATTTCGTCATGGGACGCCGATTTTCTCAAAGTGGACCAAGGCACTTTGTTTGAGCTGATCCTGGCGGCGAATTACCTGGACATCAAGGGGCTGCTCGATGTGACTTGCAAGACAGTCGCCAACATGATCAAGGGCAAGGCCCCCGAGGAGATCCGCAAGACTTTCAACATCAAGAACGACTTCACAGCCTCCGAGGAGGAGCAAGTGCGCAAGGAGAACGAATGGTGTGAGGAGAAGTAA
- the LOC103312555 gene encoding uncharacterized protein LOC103312555, with the protein MGSTTMKKSITDHRITLLLFVSIIFLSIEITHGALVKNPNLLKKNHCRTHIFSPVCRGQQKRDILSRLSDEYRVPALDSDFSGIDRSRDFPTILNSPSLFGELLKKAIESSPEFDPENSNYLK; encoded by the exons ATG GGTTCCACAACAATGAAAAAGTCCATTACGGACCACCGAATCACTTTGTTGTTATTCGTCAGCATTATTTTCCTATCTATTGAAATTACCCACGGGGCTTTGGTCAAAAACCCCAACttgctgaaaaaaaatcattgcag gaCACACATTTTTTCTCCCGTGTGCCGCGGGCAGCAAAAGCGAGACATTTTAAGCCGTCTCAGTGACGAGTACAG GGTGCCAGCCCTGGATTCCGATTTTTCGGGGATTGACCGGTCCCGCGATTTCCCTACAATCCTTAACAGTCCGAGTCTTTTCGGGGAACTACTGAAAAAAGCCATAGAATCGTCCCCCGAGTTCGATCCCGAAAATAGCAATTATCTGAAGTGA
- the LOC663416 gene encoding mitochondrial ornithine transporter 1, whose translation MSESKRDNHAKDGIIDFTAGFLGGIALVYVGQPLDTVKVKMQTFPSLYNNMIDCFMKTLRADGIYRGLYAGTVPALAANITENSVLFLCYGFCQKFIQKVSYTEHVADLSMMQNATAGFLASFFSSVAICPTELLKCKLQAMFETQKQQEMQGFKVVRVGPMKLAAQILKTEGPLGFFHGLVPTLVREMPGYFFFFGTYEGTRTLLARPGESKDDIGLFKTMVAGALGGMSFWTLTYPVDVAKSRIQVTNSKMNMVAMILQISRREGFRQLYNGLTPTLVRTIPSTATLFATYEYSKRFLHQIF comes from the exons ATGTCCGAATCTAAGAGGGACAACCATGCTAAAGACGGAATCATTgatttcacggccggtttttTGG GGGGCATCGCGTTGGTTTACGTCGGCCAGCCCCTGGACACCGTCAAGGTAAAAATGCAGACGTTTCCAAGCTTATACAACAACATGATTGATTGTTTCATGAAAACGTTACGCGCAGATGGAATTTATCGCGGTTTGTATGCCGGTACAGTCCCGGCTTTGGCGGCAAATATTACCGAAAATTCCGTTTTGTTTCTTTGTTACGGCTTTTGCcagaaatttattcaaaaagttaGTTATACCGAACACGTGGCTGATCTAAGCATGATGCAAAATGCCACAGCGGGTTTTTTGGCCTCGTTTTTCTCTTCGGTGGCGATTTGCCCCACGGAACTTCTCAAATGTAAGCTCCAAGCGATGTTTGAGACGCAAAAACAGCAAGAAATGCAAGGGTTCAAAGTGGTCAGAGTGGGGCCCATGAAGCTGGCAGCGCAAATATTGAAGACCGAAGGGCCTTTGGGGTTTTTTCACGGGCTTGTGCCCACGTTAGTTAGGGAAATGCCGgggtattttttcttttttgggaCTTATGAAG GGACTAGGACTTTGCTAGCGCGTCCGGGGGAGTCCAAGGACGATATAGGCTTGTTTAAGACAATGGTGGCGGGGGCTTTGGGGGGCATGTCTTTCTGGACGTTGACTTATCCAGTCGATGTGGCCAAAAGTCGGATTCAAGTCACTAATAGTAAAATGAATATGGTTGCAATGATTTTGCAAATATCGAGGCGGGAAGGCTTCAGACAGCTTTATAACGGGTTGACTCCAACGTTAGTTCGGACTATTCCATCCACTGCCACTCTTTTTGCAACTTACGAGTATTCCAAAAGATtcctccaccaaattttctGA